The following proteins are encoded in a genomic region of Saccharopolyspora antimicrobica:
- a CDS encoding DUF3151 domain-containing protein has protein sequence MTRNLLEPPETLLPESPEAQSELDAGTDPTVVAAHHPAFSAAWAALAEGALESGQNIAAYAYARTGYHRGLDALRRAGWKGFGPVPWRHQPNQGVLRSIAALAKAAQSIGEDEEFDRCRQLLADSDPASLEATGLA, from the coding sequence ATGACGAGGAACCTGTTGGAACCGCCGGAGACGCTGCTGCCGGAGAGCCCGGAGGCGCAGTCCGAGCTCGACGCGGGCACCGACCCGACCGTGGTCGCCGCGCACCACCCGGCCTTCAGCGCTGCTTGGGCCGCGCTCGCCGAGGGCGCGCTGGAGTCCGGCCAGAACATCGCCGCCTACGCCTACGCCCGCACCGGCTACCACCGCGGGCTCGACGCGCTGCGCCGCGCGGGCTGGAAGGGCTTCGGCCCGGTGCCGTGGCGCCACCAGCCGAACCAGGGCGTCCTGCGCTCCATCGCGGCGCTGGCGAAGGCCGCGCAGTCGATCGGCGAGGACGAGGAGTTCGACCGCTGCCGCCAGCTGCTCGCCGACAGCGATCCGGCCTCCCTCGAAGCCACCGGCCTGGCCTGA
- a CDS encoding FUSC family protein, protein MSGVHRLREEVTRRLRRLMRTGVPIVQCAVAAGLAWFLARHLFGHPQPFFAPIAAVISLGVSLGQRMRRALELVVGVSIGIGVGDVLISFIGTGTWQIALVVALAMSTAVLLDSGVVIVLQAASSSVLVATLLPPATAGGLTRMLDAAIGGLVGFVVAALLPANPLAVAHRNGRLVLGALADALRGVAWAVARQDPEMAGDVLADARKSQKSVEEFRTALEAGQEIAKFAPIRWRRRGDLERYETASTPIDRALRNTRVLARRALAALRDGEPVPRPLPALLEELAGAVVLLRDELASGVDPLQTREAARSVAKKSTVELLGEGDFSMQVVVMQVRSIAVDLLQATGLSRTEATAALPPLYPEAKD, encoded by the coding sequence ATGTCCGGTGTGCACAGACTGCGCGAGGAAGTTACCCGGCGACTGCGCCGGCTGATGCGCACCGGCGTGCCCATCGTGCAGTGCGCCGTCGCCGCCGGGCTCGCGTGGTTCCTGGCGCGGCACCTCTTCGGGCACCCGCAGCCGTTCTTCGCGCCGATCGCGGCGGTCATCTCGCTCGGTGTCTCGCTGGGCCAGCGGATGCGGCGCGCGCTGGAGCTGGTCGTCGGCGTGAGCATCGGGATCGGCGTCGGCGACGTGCTGATCTCGTTCATCGGCACCGGCACCTGGCAGATCGCGCTCGTCGTCGCGCTGGCCATGAGCACGGCGGTGCTGCTGGACAGCGGAGTCGTCATCGTGCTGCAGGCCGCTTCGTCATCGGTGCTGGTGGCGACCCTGCTGCCGCCGGCGACCGCGGGCGGGCTGACCCGCATGCTCGACGCGGCGATCGGCGGCCTGGTCGGGTTCGTGGTCGCGGCGCTGCTGCCCGCCAACCCGCTCGCCGTGGCGCACCGCAACGGGCGGCTGGTGCTCGGTGCGCTGGCCGATGCGCTGCGCGGCGTCGCCTGGGCGGTGGCGCGGCAGGATCCCGAGATGGCCGGCGACGTGCTCGCGGACGCCCGCAAGAGCCAGAAGTCCGTCGAGGAGTTCCGCACCGCGCTGGAGGCCGGGCAGGAGATCGCCAAGTTCGCGCCGATCCGGTGGCGGCGGCGCGGCGATCTCGAACGCTACGAGACCGCGTCGACGCCCATCGACCGGGCGCTGCGCAACACCCGTGTGCTGGCGCGTCGCGCGCTGGCCGCGCTGCGCGACGGCGAGCCCGTGCCGCGTCCGCTGCCGGCCCTGCTGGAGGAGCTGGCGGGCGCGGTGGTGCTGCTGCGCGACGAGCTCGCCAGCGGTGTCGACCCGCTGCAGACCCGCGAGGCGGCCCGCTCGGTGGCGAAGAAGTCCACTGTGGAACTGCTCGGGGAGGGCGACTTCTCGATGCAGGTGGTCGTCATGCAGGTCCGCTCGATCGCGGTCGACCTGCTGCAGGCGACCGGGCTGAGCCGCACCGAGGCCACAGCAGCCCTCCCGCCGCTGTACCCCGAGGCCAAGGACTAG